The genomic window CACCAGATCCTCTACGTGGGCCACGAGAAGCACGACTTCCAGCCGGGCCTGGGCGACGACCTGTCGACCGGGTCAGTGGGCCGGGACGACTACCTCGAGACGCTGTGGCTCCAGGGCAGCACCCAGTGGGACGGGCTGGCCCACTTCCGGCACCCCGAGCACGGCAACTACAACGGCGTCGCCGACGCCGACATCCACGGCGAGGAGGGCGCCCGGCTGGGCGTCGACCGCTGGGCCGAGCGGGGCGTCGTGGGGCGCGCCGTGCTGGCCGACGTGGCCCGCTGGCGCGCCGCGAAGGGCCGACCGCTCGACCCGACCGGCCACGACGTGATCACCGTCGCCGACCTGGCGTCGACGCTGGAGGCTCAGGGCACCGTGGTCGAGCCGGGCGACGTGCTGCTGCTGCGCACCGGCTGGGTCGGCCACCTGATGGCCCAGGACGACGCCGAGCGCGAGCGCCTCATCGAGCCCCGCAACCAGGCCAACCCCGGGCTCGACAACCGCGAGGAGATGGCCGCCTACCTCTGGGACCTCCACCTCGCCGCGCTGGCCGCCGACAACCTGACCGTCGAGGCCTTCCCGACCGACGACCCGACCCTCGCGTTCCAGCTCCACGCCCGGTTGCTGCCGCTGCTGGGCCTGCCGCTGGGCGAGCTGTGGGTGCTCGACCCGCTGGCCGACGCGTGCGCCGAGCGCGGCGACCACGCCTTCCTGCTGGTGTCAGTGCCGCTGCACGTGCGCGGTGGCCTCGGCTCGCCCGCCCAGGCGGTGGCGATCACGTGAGCACTCCCACGGCGGGGGGCGCGGTGGCCGGCAGAGCGGCCATCGTCACGGGCGCGGCCCGGGGCATCGGGCTGGCGACCGCACGCCGGCTGGGCCGGGAGGGCGCGTCGGTCCTGATGGTCGACATCGACGGCGACGCGCTGGCCGAGGTCGAGGCCGCTCTGGCGGGCGAGGGGCACCGGGTGGTGGCGGTGGCGGCCGACGTCGCCGACCCCGATGCCACAGCCGGGTTCGTCACCGCCGCCGTCGACGCGTTCGGGCGGCTCGACATCCTGGTGAACAACGCCGCCGCGCTCGACCCGGCGACGCTGGGCCGCGACAGCGACGTGGTCGACGTGCCGTTCGAGGTGTGGCACCGCACGTTCGACGTGAACCTCTTCGGGCCGATGGTGGCCTGCCGCCACGCCCTGCCGCACCTGATCGCGTCGAAGGGCGCGATCGTCAACATCTCCACGATCGGCGCCCTGCGGGGTCGCTGGAACCAGGTGGCCTACGGCGTCTCGAAGGCGGGGCTCAACGCCCTCACCGAGTACGTGGCCACCACCTACGGCCGCAGCGACGTGCGCTGCAACGCCGTGGCGCCCGGCCTGGTGCTCACCGAGAACGCCGAGCGCGACCTGTCGCCGCAGTACCTGGCCGACTCGGCCGCCGACCGGCTCGTCGCCCGGCCCGGCCGCCCCGACGACATCGCCGACGCGGTGCTGTTCCTGGCCTCCGACCAGTCGTCGTACATCACCGGCCAGGTGCTGGTGGTCGACGGCGGCACCATCAACCACGTCCCCGGCTACGCGACCCACGCGCCGGGCGCCCGGCTCGACGGCTGACACATGTCCAGTCCTCGCCGGGAAGAACGCCGCACAAGACAACAAAGCAACCGCTTGATCAACGCACTGCAGGAGGGGCAATGACGACAAGGTTCCGAACGACAGCTCGGGTCGTCGCCGTGATCACAGCGCTGGCGCTCATCGCCGGCGCCTGTGGGGACGACGACACCGATACCGGATCCGGCGGATCGGGCAACGGGGGGAGCGACACCTCCGGTGCCGAGCCGCTCAGCTCCGGCTTCGTCAACGGGGGCGACGACGCCGGCGGCGACCCCGTCGCGGGCGGGTCGCTCACGATGGGGGTGTTCTCCGAGGCGCTGAGCCTCGACCCCGTGTTGTCGGCGGGGACCGGCTACGCCGGCGGCACGGAGATGGCGGCCATCTTCGACGTGCTCATCCGCTACGACCCGGTGGCCGACGAGTACGTGCCGCAGATGGCGGAGTCGCTGACCGCGAACGACGACAACACCGTGTGGACGCTCGAGCTGCGACCCGACGTGACGTTCTCGGACGGGACTCCGCTCGACGCCGAGGTGGTGAAGACCAGCCTCGACCGGCAGGCCGCCGAGGGCCGCAGCGCCTTCCTCATCAACGACAACGTCGACTCGATCGAGGTCACGGGGCCGCTCACCGTCGAGTTCACGCTCAACAAGGAGTGGGCGGGCTTCCCGTACGTGCTGGCCTTCCACCCCGGGATGATCACCCACCCCGACTCGGCCGCGGCCGGCGAGGAGTACGGCAAGTCGCCCATCGGCGCCGGGCCCTACACCGTCGAGAAGTACGCACCGGGCGAGGAGATCGTCCTGCAGGCCCGCGACGACTACTGGGCCGGCAAGCCGAACATCGACACGCTCACCTTCAAGTACCTGGCCGGGGCCGAGGCCAACCTCGACGCCCTGAACTCGGGCACCTTCCAGGTGGCGCTGCTCGGCGAGCCGCAGGTGTCGACCAAGGCCATCGACGACGGCATGGCCGGCTGGCTGCGCGTCAACTACAGCGGCGGCGTGTCGATCCTGAACGTCGGCGACACGGCCCGGCCCACGTCGGAGCTGAAGGTGCGCCAGGCGATCGCCTCCGCCACCGACCCCGAGGTGCTCAACCAGCGCACGTGGGGCGGCAAGGGTGTCGCCAGCTCGTCGCTGTACGGCGAGGGCTCGCGGTGGTTCGCCGACGTGGAGGGCGTCCCGTACGACCCCGACAAGGCCCGCGAGCTGGTCGAGGAGGCCAAGAGCGAGGGCTGGGACGGCAAGGTGGAGATCGTGGCCAGCGCCACGCCTCCCTGGAACAACGCCGGCCTGGCGTTGCAGGCGCTGCTCGAGGACGTCGGCTTCGAGGTGGAGCTCACCCAGCCGGCCACCGTCGGCGACCAGCTCCGGACGGTGAACGTCGACCGGAACTACGACATGTCGCCCACGGGCTACGCCCTCGACGAGTCGGAGCCCTACGTCGAGCTCAGCAAGAAGTTCGGCAGCACCGCGGTGCAGAACACCGCCCAGTACAAGAGCGACGAGATGGACGCCCTGCTCACCGAGCTGGCCGCCGCCGACACCCCGGAGGCGACCAAGGAGGTCATCGGCAGGGTGCAGGAGCTCATCAACACGGACGTGCCCGGCATCGTCTGGTCGCACAACCCCGAGCTGCTGGCGTGGGTGGACAGCGTGCACAACGTGCACCCCACCGTGAACGCCATGCTGCTGTTCAACGAGGCCTGGGTGGACTGACGGCCTGACGGACTGACTGCGCACTCCCGCCGTTCAGGCGGGGGTGCGCAGGAGGTCGATCCGGCAGGGGCCCGTGCCGCTGCCGGTCGGGCAGCGGATCTCGGGCCACGGGTGCCCGAGCCGCTCGGTCGGCATCAGCCAGTGCATCAGCCCGACGTGCGCCCGGTAGAGGGGTACGTCGTCGTGGCCCACCTGCACGGGGGCCCACGGGGCGATGGCGGGGAGCGGGTCGCCGGCGTCGAGGATCTGGCGGGTGCAGGTGCCGCAGGGGTCCTGCACGAAGGTCACCCGGTCGGGGTGCTCGTCGATCCGCACCCGCGCGAAGTTGGCGGTCAGCACCGTGGCCCACTCCCGCACCCGGTCCTCGAAGGGCAGGGGCAGGTCGCGGGCCATCCACACCAGCAGCGTCTCGTCGGCCAGCTGCCGGAGGCAGGCCTCGAGGCCCTCCCGGCCCGCCACCTCGTGCAGCGCCGACCAGATCGCCGACACCGTGTCGCGGTGGGCGTCGTGGAGGCGCAGGAAGCTGCCCTCGATCCGCCGGTAGAGGGCCAGCGCCGCGGCGGCGTCGGTGGTGTCGGAGGCGCTGGCCTCGACGGCCTCGCCGTGGCGGGCGGTCACGACGGCCTCGTCGCCGGCGGTCACCCCGTTGTGGGCGGCGATCCGCCAGGCCTCGGTGGTGGCCAGCGCCTGCAGGCGGTCGACGGCGCCCGGGTCCACGGCGGCCGCCGCGGCGAGCGCCGCCAGGCTGCCGGCCTCCCAGCGGGCGAAGCCCCGCAGGCCGCCCCGGAAGCGGCGCTCCACGGCGTCGTAGGTCGCCCGGGCGGCCGCGGGTCCGTCGGCCAGGGCGTCGGCCATCTCCTGCTCGGGCGTCCGGGCCAGCCGGTCCAGCTCGTCACGGGTGAAGTGGGTCATCGGGGGAGGTGCCTCCACACCAGCACGCCCACCACGACCGCGAGCACCAGCGGCAGCGCCGCGGCCAGCCGCAGGCTCTCGACGAACGCCTGCTGGGCGTCGAGGGTCAGGGTGTGGGCCGCGCCCGCCGGCAGCCGGGCGGCGACGTCGAGGGCGTTGCCCAGCGAGCTGGCCGCGGTCGCCTGCTGGTCGGGCGGCAGGCCCGCGATCGCGCCCTGGATCGCGTGGCCGTAGTAGGCGCTCGACCAGCTGCCCAGCAGCGCCACGCCCACGGCGCCGCCCAGCTCGCGGGTGCTGTTGTTGGTGGCCGACGCCGCGCCCGGCCGGTCGGCGGGCACCGTCGACATCACCGCGGCGGTCAGCGGTGAGATCACCAGCGCCAGGCCGGTCAGCAACACCACCATGCTCGCCAGCAGCAGGGCGAACGGCGAGTCGGAGCGCAGCGGCAGGAGCAGCGCCATCGCCAGCGCCACCAGGCCCATCCCCGCGCCGGCCGTGCGGTGGGCGCCCCAGCGCCGCACCAGGCGGGGGGTGAACGCGGAGACGACGACCAGCGTCGCTCCCGAGGGCAGGAACCGCAGCGCCGTCGACAGCGGGCTGTACCCGGCCACCAGCTGGAAGTGCTGGGCGAGCAGGAACGTCGACCCGAACAGCGCCAGGAACGCCGTGGTCATCCCGGCGGTGCCGGTGCTGAACGCCGGGTTCCGGAACAGGCGCACGTCGAGCATGGGCGCCGGGTGGCGCAGCTCCCACCGCACGAACAGGACGCCCGCGGTCAGCGCCGCGGCGAAGATCGCGAGCGTGGTCGGCGCGGTCCACCCGGCGTCGGGGCCGATCACCAGCCCGTAGACGAAGCCGGTGAGGGCGACGATCGACAGGCCCGCCCCGACCGGGTCGAGCGCGGTGCCGTGCGGGTCGCGCGAGCGGGGGACCAGCCACACCGACCCCAGGAGCGCCAGCGCGCCGATCGGCAGGTTCATCAGGAACACCGCCGGGAACGAGTGGTCCTCCAGCAGGAAGCCGGAGCCCAGCGGGCCGATCGTGCCGGCCACCCCGGTGACGCCGGCCCAGGCGGCGATGGCCTTCGGGCGCTCGTGGGTCGGGAACACGCCCACGAGGATCGACAGCGTCGAGGGCATGATCAGCGCCGCGGCCAGGCCCATCGCGCCCCGGCAGGCGATGACGTGCCAGGCCTCGGACGACAGGCTCGCCACGCCGGCGGCCAGCGCGAACAGGACGAGGCCCAGCTGGAAGGTGCCCTTGCGGCCGTAGCGGTCGCCGAGGGTGCCGCAGGAGAACAGCAGCCCGGCGAACACCAGCGAGTAGGCGGCCACGATCCACTGCAGCTGGGCGCTGCTGGCGTCCAGCTCCCGCGCCAGCGTGGGCAGGGCGACGTTGAGGCTGGAGCTGTTGACGATGATCAGCAGCATCGCCAGGCACAGCACCACCAGCGTCGCCCACCGCCGCCGGTGGACCTCGTCGGCCCTCTCGTCCTCCGACTCGTCGACCCCCGCCGTCACCCACTCAGCCTAGCGCTTGCTTGTGTCAGCGGAAGGCGGGGAGGACCTCGGTGGCGAAGAGGCGGGCGGGGATGCGGGTGTCGCGGCCGAAGAGCTCCATCACGAAGTGGCGGCAGCCCAGGGCGATGTGGCGCTCGATGGCGGCGATCACCTGGTCCGGCGTGCCCCAGATGCCGTGGCGCTCCAGCCCGGCGCCGACCTCGGGCCCGTAGAGCCGGGCCGCCTTGGCCAGCGCCTCCCGGGCGGTGTCCTCGTCGGCGGCCAGCACGACGTTGCACTGCTGCGACACGGTGATCTCGTCGGGGTCGCGGCCCACCGCGGCGCAGTGCCGTCGCAGCACCTCGATCTTGTGCCCCAGCTCGCCCTGGGTGGTGGAGGTGTTGTTCCAGATGTCGGCGTGCTCGGCCGCCACCCGCAGCAGGAGCCGCTCGCCGGAGCCGCCCACCAGCAGCGGTAGCCGCCGCGGCGGCTTCGGCTGGCACCAGGCGTCGTCGGCCTGCACCCAGCGGCCGGAGAACGTCACCCGCTCCTCGGTCCACAGACGCCGCAGCAGCACCGCGGTCTCGGCCAGTGCCTCCATGCGCTCGGGCACCGACGGGAACGGCAGCCCGTAGGCGGCGAACTCCCGCTCCGCCCACCCCGAGCCCAGCCCGACGACCACCCGCCCGCCGGCGACGGCGTCGACGGTGGCGGCCTGCTTGGCCAGCACGGCGGCGGGTCGGAACCCGGGCGGGGTGACCAGCGTGCCCAGCTCCACCCGGGAGGTGACGGCGGCCACCGCGCCCAGCAGCGTCCACGCCTCGAGGATGTCGAGCTGCGGGGCCGGGACGCCCTGCAGGTGGTCGCACACCCACAGCGAGTCGAAGCCGAGCGCCTCGAGCTCGACCGCGGCGTCGTGCGCCTCGGCCCACGTCCGCTTGATCTGGGGGAGCGTCACCCCGAAGTGCACCGGTGCCCGCGGCATGGGCCGGCAGGCTAGATCAGATCGTCGTCGCCTGGGATACGGCGTTCCGTTGGCAGAAAGCGCTGATCTCCTACACTGCGCCGAACCGCGCGGACGACACAGGGGAGCGATCATGGTGAAGCAGGGTCGGAGCCGAGCGACGCCGAAGCCGAGCTTCAGCGAGCTCCCGAGCGAGGGCGAGCGGGCTCCTCGGGCGAGTCGGGCGCTGGTGGAGCGGACGATCGACCGGACGGTGGCGGGGCGCTACGCCGCCGCCCAGCAGGAGGTCGACAAGCTGGTCGAGGCCACCTACCGGGTGATCGAGCGGGCCGGCAGCGTCAACCCGAAGATCCGCGAGATCCTCACCGAGGCCGGCGTGTCGACGCAGGTCTTCTACCGGCACTTCCAGTCGAAGGACGAGCTGATGCTGGTGCTCCTCGATGACGGGAGGCGCCGTCTCGCCGCCTACCTCGAGCACCAGATGAGCAAGGCGAAGGACCCGCTGGAGGAGGTGCGGGCCTGGGTGGAGGGCACGCTGAACCAGGCGCGCGATCCGAAGGCCGCCGCCCGTACCCGGCCGTTCGCCCGCAGCCTGGGGCACCTGCAGGAGCAGTACCCGGGTGAGCACCGCGAGTCGGTCGAGCTGCTCGAGAGCCTGCTGCGGGGGGCGATCGAGCGGGCGGTGGAGGCCGGCCAGGCCACGTCGGCGAACCCGGCCTACGACGCCACGCTGGTGTACCTGACCACCCACGGCCTGATGGACCGGCACCTGCGGGAGCTGACGACGCCCTCGAAGGCCGAGATCCAGCGGGTGGCCACCTTCGCGCTGCGGGGCATCGGCGCCGACCCCGGCTGACCCGACCCCGCCCGGGAGGCACCCTCCGAGCGGGCATCGCTACAACGCTTGCACGGGCCGAACCAATGGTTTAGGTTGCCGAAACAGCGTTCTGCGGGAACGAAGCGAGTGCGACAGGGGGGACGCAGGTGCGGCGGTTCGACGTTGTGGTGAAGGACGGGCTGATCTTCGACGGCGCCCGCACCCCGCGGTACCGGGCCGACATCGGCATCGTCGACGGCCGCATCGCCGAGATCGGCCGTCTGTCCACGGGCGATGCCGCCGAGGTGCTCGACGCCCGCGGCGCCCACGTCGCCCCCGGCTTCGTCGACCTCCACACCCACTACGACTCACAGGTCTTCTGGGACCCGCACTGCTCGATCTCCGGCTGGCACGGCGTCACGTCGGTGGCCGTCGGGAACTGCGGCTTCGGCTTCGCCCCCGTCGCCCCCGAGGGCCGGGAGCGGGCGATGATGTCGATGGTCCGCACCGAGGCCGTGCCCCTGGCGGCGATGGCCGAGGGCCTGCCCTGGGACTGGGTGAGCTTCCCCGA from Acidimicrobiales bacterium includes these protein-coding regions:
- a CDS encoding SDR family oxidoreductase produces the protein MSTPTAGGAVAGRAAIVTGAARGIGLATARRLGREGASVLMVDIDGDALAEVEAALAGEGHRVVAVAADVADPDATAGFVTAAVDAFGRLDILVNNAAALDPATLGRDSDVVDVPFEVWHRTFDVNLFGPMVACRHALPHLIASKGAIVNISTIGALRGRWNQVAYGVSKAGLNALTEYVATTYGRSDVRCNAVAPGLVLTENAERDLSPQYLADSAADRLVARPGRPDDIADAVLFLASDQSSYITGQVLVVDGGTINHVPGYATHAPGARLDG
- a CDS encoding LLM class flavin-dependent oxidoreductase; protein product: MPRAPVHFGVTLPQIKRTWAEAHDAAVELEALGFDSLWVCDHLQGVPAPQLDILEAWTLLGAVAAVTSRVELGTLVTPPGFRPAAVLAKQAATVDAVAGGRVVVGLGSGWAEREFAAYGLPFPSVPERMEALAETAVLLRRLWTEERVTFSGRWVQADDAWCQPKPPRRLPLLVGGSGERLLLRVAAEHADIWNNTSTTQGELGHKIEVLRRHCAAVGRDPDEITVSQQCNVVLAADEDTAREALAKAARLYGPEVGAGLERHGIWGTPDQVIAAIERHIALGCRHFVMELFGRDTRIPARLFATEVLPAFR
- a CDS encoding ABC transporter substrate-binding protein, whose protein sequence is MITALALIAGACGDDDTDTGSGGSGNGGSDTSGAEPLSSGFVNGGDDAGGDPVAGGSLTMGVFSEALSLDPVLSAGTGYAGGTEMAAIFDVLIRYDPVADEYVPQMAESLTANDDNTVWTLELRPDVTFSDGTPLDAEVVKTSLDRQAAEGRSAFLINDNVDSIEVTGPLTVEFTLNKEWAGFPYVLAFHPGMITHPDSAAAGEEYGKSPIGAGPYTVEKYAPGEEIVLQARDDYWAGKPNIDTLTFKYLAGAEANLDALNSGTFQVALLGEPQVSTKAIDDGMAGWLRVNYSGGVSILNVGDTARPTSELKVRQAIASATDPEVLNQRTWGGKGVASSSLYGEGSRWFADVEGVPYDPDKARELVEEAKSEGWDGKVEIVASATPPWNNAGLALQALLEDVGFEVELTQPATVGDQLRTVNVDRNYDMSPTGYALDESEPYVELSKKFGSTAVQNTAQYKSDEMDALLTELAAADTPEATKEVIGRVQELINTDVPGIVWSHNPELLAWVDSVHNVHPTVNAMLLFNEAWVD
- a CDS encoding TetR/AcrR family transcriptional regulator, translating into MVKQGRSRATPKPSFSELPSEGERAPRASRALVERTIDRTVAGRYAAAQQEVDKLVEATYRVIERAGSVNPKIREILTEAGVSTQVFYRHFQSKDELMLVLLDDGRRRLAAYLEHQMSKAKDPLEEVRAWVEGTLNQARDPKAAARTRPFARSLGHLQEQYPGEHRESVELLESLLRGAIERAVEAGQATSANPAYDATLVYLTTHGLMDRHLRELTTPSKAEIQRVATFALRGIGADPG
- a CDS encoding MFS transporter yields the protein MTAGVDESEDERADEVHRRRWATLVVLCLAMLLIIVNSSSLNVALPTLARELDASSAQLQWIVAAYSLVFAGLLFSCGTLGDRYGRKGTFQLGLVLFALAAGVASLSSEAWHVIACRGAMGLAAALIMPSTLSILVGVFPTHERPKAIAAWAGVTGVAGTIGPLGSGFLLEDHSFPAVFLMNLPIGALALLGSVWLVPRSRDPHGTALDPVGAGLSIVALTGFVYGLVIGPDAGWTAPTTLAIFAAALTAGVLFVRWELRHPAPMLDVRLFRNPAFSTGTAGMTTAFLALFGSTFLLAQHFQLVAGYSPLSTALRFLPSGATLVVVSAFTPRLVRRWGAHRTAGAGMGLVALAMALLLPLRSDSPFALLLASMVVLLTGLALVISPLTAAVMSTVPADRPGAASATNNSTRELGGAVGVALLGSWSSAYYGHAIQGAIAGLPPDQQATAASSLGNALDVAARLPAGAAHTLTLDAQQAFVESLRLAAALPLVLAVVVGVLVWRHLPR
- a CDS encoding cyclase family protein; the encoded protein is HQILYVGHEKHDFQPGLGDDLSTGSVGRDDYLETLWLQGSTQWDGLAHFRHPEHGNYNGVADADIHGEEGARLGVDRWAERGVVGRAVLADVARWRAAKGRPLDPTGHDVITVADLASTLEAQGTVVEPGDVLLLRTGWVGHLMAQDDAERERLIEPRNQANPGLDNREEMAAYLWDLHLAALAADNLTVEAFPTDDPTLAFQLHARLLPLLGLPLGELWVLDPLADACAERGDHAFLLVSVPLHVRGGLGSPAQAVAIT